One Coregonus clupeaformis isolate EN_2021a chromosome 33, ASM2061545v1, whole genome shotgun sequence DNA window includes the following coding sequences:
- the LOC121548681 gene encoding LOW QUALITY PROTEIN: uncharacterized protein LOC121548681 (The sequence of the model RefSeq protein was modified relative to this genomic sequence to represent the inferred CDS: inserted 4 bases in 2 codons; deleted 1 base in 1 codon; substituted 1 base at 1 genomic stop codon) — protein MTTGLEVTEAERIFISIVGIVGNVVLVLSLIXNQISHLKTFEVFLLSLAASNLEELLIVNIYNVIXCSVSVLTSWSCRTLKFLMVFGEIGSILFTFLISIFRYQKRRDAEKKGNLPVFLDNIWLAWAVSGLCVMLAMLLGTPTYLMNLDGHMDNYTHDGGCPPDFFQCPKENCLTINLVYKYIFILLCNLLPLFIVTITSCLIVKVLLGQRRVVVPALSAAEELVEQPPRKKGLCLCINRNTVGILDAMGLFQVEWILYLVLHLAFSPYDFPFWTEGEFFITTSYTTISPXVYWIGSNLFPVEHFKSIFRC, from the exons ATGACAACAGGGCTTGAGGTCACGGAGGCGGAAAG GATCTTCATCTCCATTGTGGGCATTGTGGGTAACGTAGTCCTGGTCCTGTCTTTAATATAGAACCAGATCTCCCATCTGAAAACC TTTGAGGTGTTTCTCCTGAGCCTTGCTGCCTCCAACCTGGAAGAACTCCTTATCGTGAACATCTACAACGTCAT ATGCTCCGTGTCCGTCCTCACTTCCTGGTCCTGCCGGACGCTCAAGTTCCTCATG GTGTTCGGTGAAATCGGCAGCATCCTCTTCACATTTCTCATCAGCATCTTCCGGTACCAGAAGCGCCGAGATGCTGAGAAGAAGGGCAACTTGCCCGTCTTTCTGGACAACATCTGGTTGGCCTGGGCTGTAAGTGGGCTGTGTGTGATGCTAGCCATGCTCCTGGGAACTCCTACCTATCTCATGAATCTGGACGGTCATATGGATAACTATACGCATGACGGAGGCTGCCCTCCAGACTTCTTCCAGTGTCCCAAGGAGAACTGCCTGACCATTAACCTGGTCTACAAGTATATTTTCATCCTGCTCTGCAACCTGCTGCCTCTATTCATCGTCACCATCACCAGCTGTCTCATTGTAAAG GTGCTGTTGGGGCAGAGGAGGGTGGTGGTTCCAGCGCTGAGTGCAGCAGAGGAGCTAGTGGAGCAGCCTCCCAGGAAGAAGGGCCTCTGCCTGTGCATCAATAGGAACACAGTGGGCATCCTGGATGCCATGGGGCTGTTCCAGGTGGAATGGATCCTCTACCTGGTCCTCCACCTGGCCTTCAGCCCCTATGACTTCCCCTTTTGGACCGAGGGGGAGTTCTTCATCACAACGTCCTATACCACAATCAGCCC AGTGTATTGGATAGGGAGTAACCTGTTTCCTGTGGAACACTTTAAGAGTATTTTTAGGTGTTAG